The genome window ATTCCAGGATTTCCAAAAGAGGGAATAATTTTTAAAGATATAACACCTTTACTTTTAGATCCAGAGTCTTATAAGAAGGCTATTGATTTAATGGCAGATTATTATAAGAGTAAAAAAATTACTTCAATAATTTCTGCAGAAGCAAGAGGATTTATTTTTGGGAGTACTTTAGCTTATAAATTAGGGGTTGGATTTATACCAGCTCGTAAACCGGGTAAACTTCCTTATAAAACAGTTAGACAAGAGTATGAGCTTGAATATGGAACAGATGCTTTAGAGATACACGAAGATGCCATAAAGTTTGGAGACAGAGTACTTATTGTTGATGATGTTGTGGCTACAGGTGGAACTACTGTAGCGCAAGCAGAGTTGGTTGAGAAAATGGGTGGGGAAGTAGTCGGTTTTTGCTTTTTGGTTGAATTAGCCTTTTTAAAACCAAGAGAGAAGCTAAAAGGATATGATGTATTTTCACTAATTGTATGTGATAAATAAAGTGCAACAATAAGAAAAGTAAAGAATAACTAAAGAATAATACAAGACTATTTTTAAATTTGGATTAAGGTGAAAAGGAAATGGGTGCATATAGAAAGATAGTATGTGCTACAAGAGGTGGAAAGGCATCGAAAAAAACTGAGGAAAGAGCAATTGAAATTGCAAAAGCAACAAATGCTAAGCTTACATTTATTCACGTTGTAAATACAGATCTGGACTTTTTAAAGAGTAGTACTGGAAAGTTAGTCTTAGATACAGTTCAAGGTGATTTAAGAGAATGTGGTCGATTAATATTAAGCATGGCTCAAAATAGAGCAAAAAAAGCTGGAATTAATGCCAAAAGTGAGATGAGGGAAGGGATTATTTCAGAACAGATAGAGGAATTTTTAAGAAAGCGTAAGGATATAAATCTATTAGTAATGGGATGTACTACCGAGGAAGGAAAGTCATCTGTAGGAAAAGCAAGAGAACTGGCAGAAAGAATAAGAAAAGATTTGGGCATAGATGTATTATTACTTGAAGATTAATTCATTTTAGGAATTATTAAAAGTTAGTCTTTGAAAGTTGAATTCACAATAATTTCAAAGCATTAAGTAAAAATTTTTTCATAAATTTAAAAAAGTATTAGCTAAATATTTTGAAAGACTTTTTTATTATGTTGACTAAATAAGCTTCATATATATTTAAAATCTTCTTTATAAAAACATTATTTTTAGACCGTTCTATATACGAGGTGATCATTTATGGCTAATAAAGGTGATAAAGATAAAGAGAAAAGAGATAAAAATAGAAAAACTAAGCAAGCAAGAAAGAAAAAAGTAGGTAAAAAGAATGAACAGGAAATGAAAAAAACCAAAAGTATAAAAGCTAACCACGAAAGAGAAAAAGAGGAAACTAAAAAGACTGATGAAGAAAGGAAAAAAGAAGAAGAATTTCTAAAAAAACTAAAAGAGCAGATGGAAAAGATCACTGTAAAAGATGTTGTAATGCAGATGATGACCAGCTTATCGAGTTTAGGTTATCAAAAATTGGGACTTCCCGAGGAACAAAACAAGAAATATTTGGATTTAAAACAGGCAAAATTAGCCATAGACGCATTAGCTGCTCTTGTTAGTGCTTGTGAGAAAAATCTCTCTCATGAAGAGTACATAGCTTATAAAAACACACTCTCTAATCTTCAAATAACTTATGTTGGCAAATCTAAATAACAATTTAATTAATAAATTTAAAAAAATTTAATGTTTTTTATTAAAAATGTGATAATATAATTTACGAAAAAATTGGAATTGAATTGGTATTGTTAAAGAAATGCGTAGCAATTATCTTACAAAAGAAAGGAGGGATGAGAAAAATCATATTTTCTAATAATTACCTAACTAAAACAAGTGAAAAAATTCAGAATTTCTTGTATTAATATAAAAGTAGTATGTATAAAGAATGTAGATATTAAGACTTATTTATTAGGTAAATTATTAAGTTAGTTGAATTGCTTGTCATTTAAAACTTTAAAAAAGGAGGAATTAAAGTGACTAAAAAGCGTATATTTGTAATGGGATTGATCATGAGCTTGTTGACAATGGGCTTGCTGACTTCCTGTGCACCAAAAGAAGCGGAATTGGGTACAGAGGAGAATCCAATCATACTATCTTTCGTGCCCTCTGGTGACACCCCGGATATCATCGAAAGCGCTGATGAAATAGCTAAACTCCTGTCAGAGAAAACAGGATATGTTATTAAAGGTAACGTAGCAACCAGCTATTCAGCAGTTATTGAAGCCATGGGTACTGGTAAAGCACATATAGGTACCTTAGCAACATTCGCCTACATATTAGCAAACCAGAAGTATGGTGTTGACTGTGCACTGGTCTCCACAAGATACGGAACTCCCTTCTACAAAGGTCAAATAATTGCTGGAGCAGACACAGGTATCACCAAATTAGAGGATCTGAAAGGCAAAACAATGTGCTGGGTGGATGCAACTTCAACCTCTGGTTACATCATTCCAAGAGTTATGCTTAAGGCAGCAGGAGTAGATCCAGACACTGACCTGGCTCAGCAAACAGAGGCTGGTTCCCATGATGCAGTCGCTCTATCAGTCTATCAAGGTGACTGTGATGCAGGAGCAATGTATATTGACGCTCGAGACAAGATAGAGGAACAATATCCTGATGTTAAGGAAAAGACAATAGTTATTGCAGAATCACCGGAGATTCCCAATGATGGTCTACAGTTCATAAAGGAATTTCCATCTGAGATGAGAGATAAGATTGTAAAGGCCTTTTTGGAGATTATGGGTACTGATGAAGGTGTAGAGGCTATGGGGAAGGCTTATGGATGGGAAGGAGTAGTGGAAAAGGACGACTCCTTCTATGATGACTTCCGAAAAGTCCTTGATGCCTCTGGCATTGACGTCGAGGAGTTGGCTAAGTAAGTAGGAAACACCCTGATTAGTATTACTTAAGTTAAGGTAAAGAAGGGGAAATTTAAGTACCCTTCTTTACCTTATTAGGTCTTATCCAATATTTATATTTTTTATATAATAGTAAGGAAGGAGATTTGTTTCTCCTCTTATCTATATTCTCAAATGAAGGAGAAAAACCTTGCTAAAAGTTGAGAATTTGACAAAGACTTATGATGATGGCACCGTTGCTTTAAAGGATGTGAGTTTTGAAGTACCGGATGGTGAATTCCTGGTGGTATTAGGACTCAGCGGAGCGGGTAAATCCACCCTACTCAGGTGCATTAACCGTCTTATTGAGCCCACGGAAGGCAGGATTATTTGGGATGGAACAGACATAACAGCTGCATCAATGGAGGGATTAAGGCAGATAAGACGCCACATCGGAATGGTCTTTCAGGAGTTTAATCTTGTGGAGCGATCCTCGGTTATGACCAATGTTCTATCGGGGAGGTTGGGTTATATAAAACCCTGGCTAAGTGTACTTCATCGATTCCCAAAAAAGGAAGTTGATAGAGCATTAAAAAACCTGGAACGCGTGGGCATAGCTGATCTAGCAAATAAACGTGCAGATGAGTTGAGTGGTGGGCAGCGACAAAGAGTAGGTATCGCTCGCGCTTTAATGCAG of Actinomycetota bacterium contains these proteins:
- the apt gene encoding adenine phosphoribosyltransferase, encoding MKKNELEKKIRDIPGFPKEGIIFKDITPLLLDPESYKKAIDLMADYYKSKKITSIISAEARGFIFGSTLAYKLGVGFIPARKPGKLPYKTVRQEYELEYGTDALEIHEDAIKFGDRVLIVDDVVATGGTTVAQAELVEKMGGEVVGFCFLVELAFLKPREKLKGYDVFSLIVCDK
- a CDS encoding universal stress protein, which gives rise to MGAYRKIVCATRGGKASKKTEERAIEIAKATNAKLTFIHVVNTDLDFLKSSTGKLVLDTVQGDLRECGRLILSMAQNRAKKAGINAKSEMREGIISEQIEEFLRKRKDINLLVMGCTTEEGKSSVGKARELAERIRKDLGIDVLLLED
- a CDS encoding DUF1844 domain-containing protein; this translates as MANKGDKDKEKRDKNRKTKQARKKKVGKKNEQEMKKTKSIKANHEREKEETKKTDEERKKEEEFLKKLKEQMEKITVKDVVMQMMTSLSSLGYQKLGLPEEQNKKYLDLKQAKLAIDALAALVSACEKNLSHEEYIAYKNTLSNLQITYVGKSK
- a CDS encoding phosphate/phosphite/phosphonate ABC transporter substrate-binding protein; this encodes MTKKRIFVMGLIMSLLTMGLLTSCAPKEAELGTEENPIILSFVPSGDTPDIIESADEIAKLLSEKTGYVIKGNVATSYSAVIEAMGTGKAHIGTLATFAYILANQKYGVDCALVSTRYGTPFYKGQIIAGADTGITKLEDLKGKTMCWVDATSTSGYIIPRVMLKAAGVDPDTDLAQQTEAGSHDAVALSVYQGDCDAGAMYIDARDKIEEQYPDVKEKTIVIAESPEIPNDGLQFIKEFPSEMRDKIVKAFLEIMGTDEGVEAMGKAYGWEGVVEKDDSFYDDFRKVLDASGIDVEELAK
- the phnC gene encoding phosphonate ABC transporter ATP-binding protein produces the protein MLKVENLTKTYDDGTVALKDVSFEVPDGEFLVVLGLSGAGKSTLLRCINRLIEPTEGRIIWDGTDITAASMEGLRQIRRHIGMVFQEFNLVERSSVMTNVLSGRLGYIKPWLSVLHRFPKKEVDRALKNLERVGIADLANKRADELSGGQRQRVGIARALMQEPRLMLADEPVASLDPVLAHSILRYLEQLNQEDGITVLCSLHFLDLVRRYASHVVGLKDGQVVFQGIPEEITDQRFKEIYGEEAERITVT